Within Nitrospira sp. MA-1, the genomic segment ACACGCAACGACAAATGAGCTCAATGGAATCGCAAAATCGGGACTTAAATGCCGAATTAGAAGCATTACGAGATCAACTCAATCGTTCCCATGACGAACTTTCGCGTGTGCGAGAGGGAGGGATGGAAAAATCTGATGATTTGAAACTTTCCGAACCTTCGATCTCTGAATTTGGGCTGAATGATCTGGACTTTAACGACTCAGATATGACGAAACTTGATTCGGACTTAAACTTGGGAGACAACGTTCCTTTGGATTCGCCTATGATGGATACTCTTGGAGGTCCTAGTGATGGATCACATATTGTGGCTAAGGGAGAAACCCTCTACCGGATTTCCAAAGAATATGGCGTATCCATTGATGATCTCAAATCCTGGAATCAGTTGACCGATAACACCATTCACGTTGGACAAAAGCTCATCGTCAACGGTCAGTAATTTCACCTCTACGCATTTATTAAGATTAGGTCGGAATCTTCAGGAAGCTTTTTTCTTCCGGTTCCGGCCTTTTCTTATCCCTCCCTCTGAAAACCGCGTGTCTCTCCACCGCTTTCGTTGACACCTTATAGGCCGTATGGTACCGTCCAAACCATGAAAAATGCTTATTATTCAGTGAGTTTTGACGAATTCTGCCAATTCGCCGCACAAGGAAATCTTGTCCCACTTTATCGAGAAATTCTGGCAGATTTCGAGACGCCTGTGTCGGCATTTTCCAAAATCAATACGGGAGCCAATGCTTTCTTATTTGAAAGTATCGAAGGGGGAGAAAACTGGGCAAGATATTCCTTCCTGGGTAGTAATCCTTCCGTCATGTTGTGGGAGGAGAATGGCGAAGTCGTCACCCAACAAGGTCGGAAACAGCATCGGGCTCCGCTGCAGGGGAATCCATTGGACCATATTCAAAATACTATGGCAGAGTACCACCCGGTTGTCGTTCCCGGTTTGCCACGATTTGTGGGCGGTGCGGTCGGCTATTTGGGTTATGACGTGGTTCAATCGTTTGAACCGATTCCATCTCGACCGAAATCTGGGATCAAGACTCCTCTCTTTGCATTTTGCATTACGGACACCTTACTCATTTTTGACAATATTGCCCATACCCTCAAAATCGTGGCCAACGCTCATATTACTTCCACAAAGAAGACCCGCCTTCGCCAGATCTATCAGGATGCCATCAATCGGATTGAATTTATCATTGCCAGGCTTCATAAACCGACCAGGCGCCCAACGCCCCCGACCCGACGTGGGCCACTCAAATTTCAATCGAATATGAGCCCTGGGGACTTTGAAAAAATGGTGATTCGGACCAAAGAATATATTCAGGCTGGCGACATCATTCAGGGCGTCATGTCCCAACGATGGCAGACCACCATCCATACGAATCCCCTGGAGATCTATCGAGCCTTACGGGTGCTCAATCCCTCGCCCTACATGTTCTATTTACGAATTGCAGGAATCGAGCTCGTGGGATCTTCTCCGGAAATCCTCGTACGATGCGAAGAAGGCAATATTGTGGTGCGGCCCATCGCCGGGACCCGTCCCCGTGGCCAGACGCCGCAAGCTGACGCGGCCTTGGAACAGGATCTTCTATCCGATCACAAAGAATTAGCCGAACATGTCATGTTGGTGGATTTAGGCCGGAATGATGTGGGCCGGGTGGCCAAAGCCGGAACGGTCCAGCTTGAGCGGTTCATGAAAGTTGAACGGTATTCCCATGTCATGCACATTGTTTCTCAAGTCAAGGGAGAATTAGATCCGCAATACACTGCCTATGATGTCATGAAGGCATGTTTTCCAGCCGGTACCGTATCTGGTGCACCGAAAATCCGAGCCATGCAAATCATTGAAGAGTTGGAACCCACTCGTCGGGGGCCCTATGCGGGAGCGGTCGGGTATTTCAGCTTTTCCGGAAATATGGACACCTGCATCAATATTCGTACGGTCGTCGTTCAAGGACAGAAGGCCTATATTCAGGCCGGCGCCGGAATTGTCGCCGATTCCGACCCTACCCGTGAATATGAAGAAACTCGAACAAAAGCCGGAGCCATGATGAAAGCCATTGAAATGGCGGAACACGGCCTAGCGTAAAAAAGCTAGAGAAGAAATTTATGATCCTGGTCATCGATAATTACGATTCATTTACCTACAATCTTGTCCAATATCTTGGAGAGTTGGGAGCCGACCTCCAGATTTTTC encodes:
- a CDS encoding LysM peptidoglycan-binding domain-containing protein; amino-acid sequence: MTQPLFGGCQEDPQPSGWCGYLKIVAGVLVCSGVLSGCVSTEKFEAEKARALNFQRLLAQEEKRTGELNVKYQDTQRQMSSMESQNRDLNAELEALRDQLNRSHDELSRVREGGMEKSDDLKLSEPSISEFGLNDLDFNDSDMTKLDSDLNLGDNVPLDSPMMDTLGGPSDGSHIVAKGETLYRISKEYGVSIDDLKSWNQLTDNTIHVGQKLIVNGQ
- the trpE gene encoding anthranilate synthase component I encodes the protein MKNAYYSVSFDEFCQFAAQGNLVPLYREILADFETPVSAFSKINTGANAFLFESIEGGENWARYSFLGSNPSVMLWEENGEVVTQQGRKQHRAPLQGNPLDHIQNTMAEYHPVVVPGLPRFVGGAVGYLGYDVVQSFEPIPSRPKSGIKTPLFAFCITDTLLIFDNIAHTLKIVANAHITSTKKTRLRQIYQDAINRIEFIIARLHKPTRRPTPPTRRGPLKFQSNMSPGDFEKMVIRTKEYIQAGDIIQGVMSQRWQTTIHTNPLEIYRALRVLNPSPYMFYLRIAGIELVGSSPEILVRCEEGNIVVRPIAGTRPRGQTPQADAALEQDLLSDHKELAEHVMLVDLGRNDVGRVAKAGTVQLERFMKVERYSHVMHIVSQVKGELDPQYTAYDVMKACFPAGTVSGAPKIRAMQIIEELEPTRRGPYAGAVGYFSFSGNMDTCINIRTVVVQGQKAYIQAGAGIVADSDPTREYEETRTKAGAMMKAIEMAEHGLA